One window from the genome of Rhinolophus ferrumequinum isolate MPI-CBG mRhiFer1 chromosome 10, mRhiFer1_v1.p, whole genome shotgun sequence encodes:
- the MPST gene encoding 3-mercaptopyruvate sulfurtransferase isoform X2 produces MAPQQLFRALVSASWVAEALRAPRAGQPLQLLDASWYLPKLGRDGRREFDERHIPGAAFFDIDQCSDRTSPYDHMLPSAAQFAEYVGHLGVGAATHVVVYDASDQGLYSAPRVWWMFRAFGHRAVSLLEGGLRNWLRQGLPLSSEKSRLVPTEFRAALDPAFVKTYEDIKENLESRRFQVVDARAAGRFRGTEPEPRDGIEPGHIPGTVNIPFTDFLTEAGLEKSPEEIRHLFQDKKVDLSQPLVATCGSGVTACHVALGAYLCGKPDVAIYDGAWVEWYMRAQPEEVISEGRGKTR; encoded by the exons ATGGCCCCGCAGCAGCTCTTCCGCGCGCTGGTGTCGGCCAGTTGGGTGGCCGAGGCGCTGCGGGCTCCGCGCGCAGGGCAGCCACTACAGCTGCTTGATGCCTCCTGGTACCTGCCCAAGTTGGGCCGCGACGGGCGTCGCGAGTTCGACGAGCGCCACATCCCGGGCGCCGCCTTCTTCGACATCGACCAGTGCAGCGACCGCACGTCGCCCTACGACCACATGCTGCCCAGCGCGGCGCAGTTCGCCGAGTACGTGGGCCACCTGGGCGTGGGCGCCGCCACCCACGTCGTAGTCTACGACGCAAGCGATCAGGGCCTGTACTCGGCGCCACGAGTCTGGTGGATGTTCCGCGCCTTCGGCCACCGCGCGGTGTCGCTGCTCGAAGGCGGCCTCCGCAACTGGCTGCGCCAGGGCCTCCCGCTGAGCTCGGAAAAGAGCCGCCTGGTACCCACCGAGTTCCGCGCTGCGCTGGACCCCGCCTTCGTCAAGACGTATGAGGACATCAAGGAGAACCTCGAATCCCGGCGCTTCCAGGTGGTGGACGCCCGGGCCGCCGGCCGGTTCCGGGGCACTGAGCCTGAGCCTCGAGATG GCATCGAACCTGGCCATATCCCCGGCACTGTGAACATCCCCTTCACGGACTTCCTGACGGAGGCAGGCTTGGAGAAGAGTCCCGAGGAGATCCGCCACCTGTTCCAGGACAAGAAAGTGGACTTATCCCAGCCACTGGTGGCCACGTGTGGCTCCGGCGTCACAGCCTGCCATGTGGCACTGGGGGCCTACCTCTGCGGCAAGCCCGACGTGGCCATCTATGACGGTGCCTGGGTGGAGTGGTACATGCGTGCCCAGCCTGAGGAAGTCATCTCCGAGGGCCGGGGGAAGACCCGCTGA
- the MPST gene encoding 3-mercaptopyruvate sulfurtransferase isoform X1: protein MAKAGSPEPKTRDCSPSIAAAAMAPQQLFRALVSASWVAEALRAPRAGQPLQLLDASWYLPKLGRDGRREFDERHIPGAAFFDIDQCSDRTSPYDHMLPSAAQFAEYVGHLGVGAATHVVVYDASDQGLYSAPRVWWMFRAFGHRAVSLLEGGLRNWLRQGLPLSSEKSRLVPTEFRAALDPAFVKTYEDIKENLESRRFQVVDARAAGRFRGTEPEPRDGIEPGHIPGTVNIPFTDFLTEAGLEKSPEEIRHLFQDKKVDLSQPLVATCGSGVTACHVALGAYLCGKPDVAIYDGAWVEWYMRAQPEEVISEGRGKTR from the exons GACTGCAGCCCCAGTATCGCCGCCGCCGCCATGGCCCCGCAGCAGCTCTTCCGCGCGCTGGTGTCGGCCAGTTGGGTGGCCGAGGCGCTGCGGGCTCCGCGCGCAGGGCAGCCACTACAGCTGCTTGATGCCTCCTGGTACCTGCCCAAGTTGGGCCGCGACGGGCGTCGCGAGTTCGACGAGCGCCACATCCCGGGCGCCGCCTTCTTCGACATCGACCAGTGCAGCGACCGCACGTCGCCCTACGACCACATGCTGCCCAGCGCGGCGCAGTTCGCCGAGTACGTGGGCCACCTGGGCGTGGGCGCCGCCACCCACGTCGTAGTCTACGACGCAAGCGATCAGGGCCTGTACTCGGCGCCACGAGTCTGGTGGATGTTCCGCGCCTTCGGCCACCGCGCGGTGTCGCTGCTCGAAGGCGGCCTCCGCAACTGGCTGCGCCAGGGCCTCCCGCTGAGCTCGGAAAAGAGCCGCCTGGTACCCACCGAGTTCCGCGCTGCGCTGGACCCCGCCTTCGTCAAGACGTATGAGGACATCAAGGAGAACCTCGAATCCCGGCGCTTCCAGGTGGTGGACGCCCGGGCCGCCGGCCGGTTCCGGGGCACTGAGCCTGAGCCTCGAGATG GCATCGAACCTGGCCATATCCCCGGCACTGTGAACATCCCCTTCACGGACTTCCTGACGGAGGCAGGCTTGGAGAAGAGTCCCGAGGAGATCCGCCACCTGTTCCAGGACAAGAAAGTGGACTTATCCCAGCCACTGGTGGCCACGTGTGGCTCCGGCGTCACAGCCTGCCATGTGGCACTGGGGGCCTACCTCTGCGGCAAGCCCGACGTGGCCATCTATGACGGTGCCTGGGTGGAGTGGTACATGCGTGCCCAGCCTGAGGAAGTCATCTCCGAGGGCCGGGGGAAGACCCGCTGA